CGGTCACCGAGCGATTGTTACCGCTCGCCAATTTTAGTGTGATGTCGGCCAGCACGCTTGCTGCAATCGGGTTGCGATATTCATCGGTGAAAAATGTCATGGTTTTGCCAGCTTCTCCATCCGCTTTAAGTCGTTCATCTAAACTGCGCAGCGACTGAGGCGACGCGCCCAGCAAAAGCGAAGTTCTTAGAATGACATAATCATGCAAGCTGCTCGCCACAATTTCTTCGGCGCGGCATTTGGTTTCTGCATAAAAATTCAGCGGATTGGGCGGGTCGGTTTCCAAGTAATCGCCTTTTGTGCCGTCAAAAACCAAGTCGGTGGAAATAAAAATCAATCGGATGCCGAAATGTTCGCATAGATCGGCGATAAATTTCACGGCACGGGTGTTAATGGCTTCGGCAGTTTCGCGTTGCCATTCGCAAGCGCCCGGTTCGGAAAGCGCCGCCGTGTGAATAATCACCTCTGGTTTCCATTGCGAAATGATATTCCAAAGCCAAGTTTGCGAGCGAATGTCCAACGGTAAAATCTCTTTGTCGCCGCGAAACGCTTCTGGCACGGAAAAATCTCCGCCGAGCCGAGTGGGCAAAATATCAAGGGTCTTGTTGGCAAGCGCGTGCTTCAGAATATTTCCGCCGAGCAAGCCGCTTGCACCCGTGAGTAAAACTTTCGTCATAAATTCGTTTCAACTTCGAGTTGAGCTGGTGCTTAACCGCCTAAAGCCAAATGATAAATATTTTTTGCCATGATTTTCATTTGTACCCAAAACGGCGCAGGCACCATTTTT
Above is a window of Chloroherpeton thalassium ATCC 35110 DNA encoding:
- a CDS encoding SDR family oxidoreductase, translated to MTKVLLTGASGLLGGNILKHALANKTLDILPTRLGGDFSVPEAFRGDKEILPLDIRSQTWLWNIISQWKPEVIIHTAALSEPGACEWQRETAEAINTRAVKFIADLCEHFGIRLIFISTDLVFDGTKGDYLETDPPNPLNFYAETKCRAEEIVASSLHDYVILRTSLLLGASPQSLRSLDERLKADGEAGKTMTFFTDEYRNPIAASVLADITLKLASGNNRSVTGLFHAAGKDKVSRFELGEKLCQKYGISRQFYKGARQDEVTLSVPRPKDTSLISDALLTVMNFPMPSLDEMITALP